A region of the Brienomyrus brachyistius isolate T26 chromosome 10, BBRACH_0.4, whole genome shotgun sequence genome:
AGGCGAAGGAAAAGGACGGAAAGGCCAAAGCTGGCGGTAAGCAGAGCCATGGCACAGCCAGTGGGGCTAAGAAAGTGGCCCCTCCCACGTCAGCCCAGTTGGCGCCATCCGTCATGGACGACCAATCGGCAAAGGCGAAGGCCAAGCCTACAAAGAGGTCACTCATTACCGCCACTAGTGCTCAGTACGGCCACAAGACGCCCGAGAAGAAGCAGAAGTTAGACGACACAAAACAGACGACCTCagaagagaaaagaaaagatGTAAAGGAGAAGAAAAATAAGCAGCAAAAGGAggtggataaaaggaaagagGGAACAGCAGATGTGAATCTTCCACCAGCTGCGGCGAAACTCAGTCTGCTTCCGGAAGAAAAGGCTGCAAGTAGGCTTTCCAGTTTTGGTGGAACTGCCTGTACCACACTGTTCAGATGAAGTGTTTTACAACATttattatgattgtttttttccacagaaaaaaataaattaaaagttgGAAAGCAGAAAAATCTCACCAGTACACCTTCGAAAACTCTCCAGAATGATTCTCGGGACGCGGTGATTCAATCACCGCTTTCAGACTCCGGCCAGAAAAAGGTACCATCAGACATGCTGTTATTGATTCCGAATTACAGAGGCTCCTGCAGTGCTGCACATTATAACCTGTCACTGCGTCATGTAGCTGTTTCCTTTCATTACCTGTCAGTGTTGACTGGGTCACAAAACATGTCACCAGTCATAAAGAAATGTaatcttttttctcctttttcatttttcttcttTCAGAAAAAGAAGAATAAGTAACTCGGGGCCGTTTCGGTGAGTGAAATTGTCCACCCatcatttattttgaataacTGCTTGTGTGGTGAGTCTCAGAATTACTCTGGCGTGAGGATATGGCTGTGCTCACACTCAGTCACACGATCACAAGTGACGTGCAGTTTATAGTCACTAATTCAGCTCTGGCACGTGCCGTTGTGATGTAGTGCGTGTAACTCAGGCTGGCACACGGAGACTTTGCAAACGCTTTATACGAATCAGCAGGAACACACAAACTTgaaggtgtgtgcatgtgtgagccaATAAAGATCCATTCAGAGCAGTCATATCATTCAAATGAAGCTGTGGCAGATTTCTATGTAGCGATTAGTGCCATATCAGCTAGATAAGAGCTGTCCAGGACAGACACTCAACCCTGCATGCTGGAGTTggcctgatgatgatgatgatgattatgacCTTGATCTCTCTTTTTTTCCGAGGTGGTTCTTCTCATCACAAAGATACACAGTTGGCAGCATATATAGAAGATGGCCTCATTCACACGGCCACAGTTTTTTTAAActgctattttatatatatatatactttgtACGTCTTGCAGATTCTGTCTGTTGGcttttaattataattaatgtGGATACTTAGGCATAAACCCGTCTTCTGTTCCATGTGTCTGTACTTCTTGTCCTGGGAACGGGGAGGTAGAACTTGAAATGACCTCTGAGTGTGTCCGTTGAAACGGTACATTTCATTCTGAATTACTGCAGTGTTCATTTTTTCCATTTCCTCATGTACCTGACTGCATATCTTTGTTGAAGCAAGAGTTTCTCTGCATCATATATGATAAGTGTTAAAAGACCAGTGAGGTTAAATGGATCGTATTAATAAATAACTTGGAGATAAATGCTTCAGAATTTTTCAGGTTTCAGGCTCACAAACTGATTTTAACATATTTAGAATATACTTACATAGGTTTATGATTCCTGTTCTCTTCTTGTCTGGAATAtcgattttaataaatattttttcacaTTTATAACTGGCTTCTGTTCAATGTTAGCGATTTCCTTTAGTTCATACTGTGTGATACTGACATGATGCAGTGGTGACGTTGGTGCTTGGGGACGCTATTGGTGCTAGGGGACGAAGTTGTACATTTGTTCGCATACGTCATCGCGCTGCGACACCGAATTGATGCCGTAATACGGCGCTGAATCTGTGTACGAATGACCAGTAAATTTATAAgtagtgtcagtgtgtttgtgatagacttttttttctttggtaTCTGATAAGTGTTTACAACAAAAGAATAAAGCTAACTGAAAATGAATTATCGCTAGTAATATTAATCTTTCCGTCTTGTTTTACCTTACTGAATacgtattataaattatttaaataacagTGAGCAGGATGGCATCCTGATCGATTACGAGTAGCAGCATGTGGAGGCTGAACGCAGTCCGCCACAAGGCGCGTGATCGGAACACCGCCGGGGAAGAGTTCAGGTTAAAGAGGCGAGAGCAAGAAAGAGGTGAATATCGAGTTATTATAGCACTAGATTCTCCGGCAGTAGTTGTccgttttttttctccagttttcCCTGTTAGTCATCTGACTTCCCCTGAAATTTATAatataaatacaattttaaCTAAGTCAATGTGATTTCATATTATTCAAACATTTATAATGAAAAGACACCAaaagtggttatggaagatgggtTTAATGAAACGGGCGGCTGTTTTCCGGCTTTATTGCTATCCATCAGTCTGTCGTGCTGCTTCCTCTGCCTTCAGAGTTCAGGCAGGCACGGAAGGACCAGCAGTTAGTGAGTAAAAGACTTATTGAAGAAGATGAGGAGGAAGATGAAGGATCCATGGATACAGCAGACAGTAAGCTGTGGAACGACCAGGTACAGTTACCTCGATAAGACACGTGATTATTCTACGTTCAGTACAATGTTAGTTTCCATGGATTTTATATCAAGAAATAAATATCAATGCTTGGCATAAGTTTTATATCAAAGTTGGCAGTTATGGAGAGGATATGTGGTCCGATGGGCTGCTTAAACTGCATCATGAGTGATGATTATCTCCAGGGATTTGTGATCTGCTGTAATTCCTCTGCTAGGAATTGGTGGAATTATTCCAAGGAGTCCAGCATGGTGGAGAAAAACGGACCAGTAACCTGCGAACGCTGAGGAAAGCCTTGCGAAGCCCTGAGGCTCAGCTCGTCGTCATCGGGTATAGCGAAGTGCGGCACCCCCCAATAACCCATATGAAGGAGTCACCCCCAGCTGAATCACATAGCCAAGCCTTTCTGGTCTAATTTTATACTTAAAACTTTTTTGCCTGTGGCAAACTGGTTAGAATGGCTGCTGCATAAAAATGACTTCGATTGAACTGTATTGATCTTAAAACTAAATGATAGAAGTTATAAAAGCCGGACATGCCTGCATGTGGAGTCAGGGATTTTGTTTTATTAGGTTTTGTAACAATAACGTTGTAATCCCATTCTGTGCTGGATGACAGCAGGGGGTAACAATTCAATATTTCAAGTAAAAAGACAGTAAAGTAGGCAGTAAAGCCTAGCGCCTGTATTTCAGGCTGGAGAACAGCATGCAGGTTTTGGTGGGGCTCCTCAGTGGCTCCAGTGCGCAGTGCCAACTAGAGGCCACTCACTGCGTGCACCAGCTGTCCAGCTCGACCTGTGCCCGTGTGGgggctgcctgcctgcctgccacgCCCTACCTGATCACCTACCTGTCGGGACAGAATGCCAAGTTCACGGTGAGCGCTTTGAGTCCTTCCTACTAAAGGTCCCACCATCTCTGTAAATGTGTTGGTTTTGGCTCCGCCTCCTTAACCATTAAAGCATACACGGTCCTGTTCTGATTGGTTGTGCTGCTGGTTGGCCGTTTCGTCAGCATACctactgtgtctctgtctctgatgGGCTGTCGTCGATCACTTCTATCCCCTTGGCTAATTGCTGTGGCATGTGCTTCGTATAGGAGCTGTGCTTGTATACCTTGGGTAACCTGTGTGCGGGAAACATGGCAGTGAGGGACAAAGTTCTGGCTCAGGGGATTATCCCGGCACTAGCCGTCTGTATCCAGGTGAGTTCACTTGCATTCCAGCCCTTTTGTCTGGCCGTCTCCTTTTCCTGGGGCTGGCGCTATGTTTGCAGGTCAAGTTTGTCTGGCTTTCACAGGTCTGCATTCATAGTCTTCTGTGTGCTCATATTGCGGACTGCGtagacctctctctctctctctctctctctctctatttttctctctttctcactTTATCTCCAAATCTTGGCACGCAGCGACCGAACCTAGCGGTTGTGGAAGCTGTGGGATTCGTTGTAGCTCAGCTGCTCCAGGCTAAAGATGCTTCAGAGAAGATCATTCCGTGAGTCTGGATGTCTGCTTTAAGTATCTTTGACTTAACAACCCTTGAGCTGGCATTTATGGTGTattcacctgtttttttttttttttatcattttgctCCATGTGGTGTTGGACAGAAtgacgcttcatgaaccatttgctatttttttttaccccactagatggtgctcttagtttgctttggggcatgctttgtgccctttttgaacagagagcaccacctagtggggtcaaaaatatATCAAATGTTTAGTAAagtgtcattttgtccatcactaggtCCATGTCATAAATTTCTCTTCAAGGAGTTGTTAGAgtaaatatttaacatttttataaACATGATCATCAGGATGTCGTCTGTGGTCTGAGTTCTAGTTCTGGAGGATCAGTGTGGATTTATGATTGTGGCTTTGCTCCACAGACTGGTCATGAGCTCTGGGCTGACTCTTCACCTCCTGGCCGCCTTGCAGCCTCATCCCGAGTACGGAATGGGAGCGGCCATTGAATGTGCCTGGTGTCTGCATTACCTGGCTTGCTGGTCAGTGTGTCTCTTGAGTCACCAGGTTAATCAGAAGAGGCCAGTTCACATTCTATACTActgctctctcacacacagcgACAAGGGCTTTGAAGCGCTTATAAGCCAAGGAGCTGTATCGCAGTGCAGTTCCCTGCTGATAACACTAGGTGGTGCTGTGGCCACAGGTAACACCGAGGAAGGCATAGAGCTGGTAAGAGCCCTGTGAACATTAAATACATCACATCAGTTTCAAAACCATTTCCTAAAAAAACTACCAATAAAATCTGTATAGATGAACTgctgcagtaaaagataaagtAAGGAATAAATGCATTCTTGTATAAAGGTaccgccctgcccccccacagcTAATCTGGCCATTGCTGCGCTGTGTTGGCAACCTGCTGGCAGGCGGCGCGCTTGAATGCTGCGGCTCGCAGCTGACGGACAGCCGACTGCTGGCTGCTCTCTGCATACTGGCACAGGCCTTTCTGCAGCCGCACCCTGGCCTGGCTAGAGAGAGTCTCTGGGCCCTGAACAACTTAACAGGTAGAGAACAAAGGGCAGTTCATACTTCGTTCTCCCAAGTGCGCTTTGAGGCTGTGGACGGTGTGTGCATGCAACAGCGATATTCCtccagaccagcagagggcagatgtgTTTCAACAA
Encoded here:
- the tmco6 gene encoding transmembrane and coiled-coil domain-containing protein 6 isoform X1, encoding MWRLNAVRHKARDRNTAGEEFRLKRREQEREFRQARKDQQLVSKRLIEEDEEEDEGSMDTADSKLWNDQELVELFQGVQHGGEKRTSNLRTLRKALRSPEAQLVVIGLENSMQVLVGLLSGSSAQCQLEATHCVHQLSSSTCARVGAACLPATPYLITYLSGQNAKFTELCLYTLGNLCAGNMAVRDKVLAQGIIPALAVCIQRPNLAVVEAVGFVVAQLLQAKDASEKIIPLVMSSGLTLHLLAALQPHPEYGMGAAIECAWCLHYLACCDKGFEALISQGAVSQCSSLLITLGGAVATGNTEEGIELLIWPLLRCVGNLLAGGALECCGSQLTDSRLLAALCILAQAFLQPHPGLARESLWALNNLTADSSVFSSAVLYLSLVPSLIQLLPFSKGINTMVLQVLANVAYQGTEYCVQLIHSGLLPALCSTLKMADPAVVTLSLEVLCLLLASSSQAAVKFVELGGSVALEAMRYNSQDELRLRASYLLEHHLPASSQS
- the tmco6 gene encoding transmembrane and coiled-coil domain-containing protein 6 isoform X2; translated protein: MWRLNAVRHKARDRNTAGEEFRLKRREQEREFRQARKDQQLVSKRLIEEDEEEDEGSMDTADSKLWNDQELVELFQGVQHGGEKRTSNLRTLRKALRSPEAQLVVIGLENSMQVLVGLLSGSSAQCQLEATHCVHQLSSSTCARVGAACLPATPYLITYLSGQNAKFTRPNLAVVEAVGFVVAQLLQAKDASEKIIPLVMSSGLTLHLLAALQPHPEYGMGAAIECAWCLHYLACCDKGFEALISQGAVSQCSSLLITLGGAVATGNTEEGIELLIWPLLRCVGNLLAGGALECCGSQLTDSRLLAALCILAQAFLQPHPGLARESLWALNNLTADSSVFSSAVLYLSLVPSLIQLLPFSKGINTMVLQVLANVAYQGTEYCVQLIHSGLLPALCSTLKMADPAVVTLSLEVLCLLLASSSQAAVKFVELGGSVALEAMRYNSQDELRLRASYLLEHHLPASSQS